The following is a genomic window from Rutidosis leptorrhynchoides isolate AG116_Rl617_1_P2 chromosome 8, CSIRO_AGI_Rlap_v1, whole genome shotgun sequence.
gtaaaccctaaacctaaaccataaccctaaaccctaagccctaaaatctaaacctcagaatctaaaccctaaaccctaacataaaccctaacctaaaccctaaaatctaaaccctaaactctaacctaaaccctaaatttaaacccaaaaccctaaacctaaacctaaaCTTAAATCCTAAACGTACACGTAAAGCAAAACCCAAACCTAAACATAAACCTAAATCCTACAAAATAAGTCTAAACTCTAAACACTAAACCATacactaaaacctaaaccctaaatcttaaactgtaaaccctaaacctaaacataaaccataaatataattataaagctaaacactaaaccttaaaccctcTTTTATAAACATTAAACTCTGAACATTAAACTGGAACCTAAATCTTAAACCTAAACATAAACCATAAAAGCTAAACCCAAACCCTACAAACTAATCCTAAACCCCAAACAGTAAACCATAAACACTAAACCAAAACCCTACAACCTATCTTATACAACTAAATTCTAAACATTACAACCTATTCCTAATCTCTagacactaaactctaaaccctaaaccctaaacccaaatccTAAACCTAAACCTAAATCCTAAACCTAAACATAAAGCAAAACCTAAACCTAAatataaacactaaaccctaaatcataaaccctaaccctacaaCCTAAAACTAAACTATGCACaaaactataaaccctaaaccatataccctaaagctaaacataaacataaactttacaCACTTGACCCTAAACCCTACACCATGaatcctaaacctaaaccctacaaCCTATCTTAAACTCTAAgcactaaaccttaaaccttaaaccctaattgctTTAACACAGATGTTCTACCTGAGTTTAATTGATTTGTTCAATTGAAATAAAAATGGATAACTTAAAACACCAACCCTATACCCTAATTGCTTTACAACAGATCTTCTACCCGAGTTTAATTGATTTTTTCAAATGAAATAAAATGGACAGATTAATTAAACCTTAGATAACATACATATTTCATGAAACATTATACAGAATATATGAACCATTATTCATAGAGGCATTTTATCAAACAAGAGGAATGCGTCCTAATTGCTTTACAACAGATCTTCTACCTGAGTTTAACAAAACTCCACTTTTCCAAGGTACCATTACACTTCAACACACTTATGCATACTGCAGATTCTTTGGGTTAGACTTCCAGTTCTCAGCTGTGATTTGACAGCAACATATAACGCAAATATGGCGGTTGAACAGTTAAGGGGTTCCTTTGTTTTTGGATAGGCACATCACATATAGATcctttattggaagatatggaatcTGCAAAATCAAGATTCACAGTTACTGAACAAGATGAACAAACTTAGACAATGTTATCAAGGTTATGCCAATACTTGTGACAATTTTGTAGTTTCAATAGTGTAAGTATGATAGAACAACCTACTTTAATTAGTAGGTGCACAAATTTAAGTAACATGAGAACCAATAAATACTAATAGATGAATACTACACCTTTTGGGAGGAGCAAATCATAGGCAACGTGTCTTCGGGTAACAGGAATTTCTTTCTTTTCACAGTCCTCGAGCCATACTGTTCTTACCACATTGATGACACCCATAGCAGACAAGCTTCTTACTTCTTTCTTTTCACTGCATTAGTCATAACAAATAAGTGACTTATTTGTTGTATAATATTTGACAAAATAGTACAATCCAAGTAAACTGATAtttaataaaaaaagaaaaaagaaaatatatttacgTTCCTGAGGGAGTTCCAACAACTATGTGTGTTAACTGTTCGTTAAGAGACATATAATGGGACCAGCTCCTCTTCGGACCATGTTGACCAATCTACGCATCTCAGAAGCATTGAAACCAACAAGATGAATTTTGCAGTCTAACAAGTACAAATCATTGTCTTCAGATTGAGAATCTTCAGGAACACAACCATCCATGCCCATAGAACATTAGGTTGTATGTTTGGTGGTGGTGTATTCATATTCTCCTCATTAACAATGCCGGGAATATCTGAGAGTGTAGAAGCCATATTCTGCGATAACGTTGCTTCCAGGTCAGCATCTAAAAACCCGTCACTTGAAATTTCTTGGTGGGCCATAGAATGTGTAACAACATGTGATTTTCTTGATGAAATTTCTTGTTTCTTCTATAAAGAAGTTTTCTGACTATTTGTGGATGGGGCAGGGCTTCTTTTGACAGGATATGAGTCCTCATTTAAGCATGCTGATACGgaaaaaatatatatgattttcaGAATCCGAGCTGATACATCCTAAATTCACTGTTGTAAAAGTCGGGCGACACGTCGGTTTGGGGTCTAGCCCATCCTGACttgcccaaaaccgcattaaaagtCGTCAATGCTAAAAAatcgggtcaaagtcggtcaatgCTAAAAATCGGGTCAAAGTCGGGCTGAGTCGGGTCAAAGTCAAAGTTAAGTAAAAAAATCTATGTTTTTTAACATTAGATTTTGTGCCATATATGATTAATCTATGTTTAAAATATTTATGTTTGTTATAttttaatgtaatatatatttgtatttaattaatttattactaaaagtcaatATTGGTCAACACCCGACTCATCCCCGACCCGACTGACTCGTTCCTCCAACGTCCCGACTCGCAACTATTTCAACCTTATCTAAATTCATGTTAAGCCATAAATCAACTAATAGCATATGCGATCAAAAATGAAACTTGAAAAAGGATCCTAGATTAAAAACTTCCTTTCACCTTCACATAAACAAAATGAACTATCATGACTAAACTAACCCAAGTTACACAATTGCTATGTaattaagaaaaataattttttagACAGAAAGACCGAAATTAAACTTACATTAATTTACTACAAAAGTCAACACCAGTCAAACGTTAAAGAGAACAGGAATCCCTAACATTAAACTCATACTATAGAATTTTGAAGGTGAAAAACATCAAACTATCAGAGTTAAAGTGGGATTACAGTTAAGTATTACATCTTCTAGCAACAGACTGATTAAACCATGCCCTAGCAACAATATGAATGTGACCCCATCTTTTGGCAACCTTGTATTTGTCACCTTCAGGAGCGTACTATTAGTTAAGGAAACATCCGTTTTTTAAGATATTAAAAGAAAAATACTTGGAACGATCGAGTATACAGTAACATTAAGCATGATTTACATTAAGATCAATGCAATATCATGTAATAAGGATATATCACACACTAAATGAGTACCCTTTTGTGTGAGTTCAGCAGAGTATTTGCCTCCATTTTGTAGGACAAGTTTTTCTATCTCCTTTCGCTCATCTGTGATAAATTAAACATGTTTTCTAGGTATTAGTAGAGAAACATGTATCAACTTATGGGTTGAAATAAAGACAGAATTTTATGATTTTCATGTTATTCAACCTAAAGGAATTTGGGTAACACTAATCGTTAACccggaaaatggaagaactttgtaTGACTCGTGAGGAACAACTCGATGTTCTTTCCAACATTGGTGCAACCAACTCTCGGAGACAATTGgtttcttcaaaatgttcaaaGCCCACTGTAAAAAACATGTAAAGAAAACAAAGTAGAAACTTTATAAAGTATTTGGCATAGATGAATATATACATGTGCAATGATACATAAATTACTATACTACTCACTTCAAAAGACAACCAATCAATTACATCAATCATATAGTTTCAACATTTCTAGCATGTGCTAAGATAACTAATTCGTGCACTAATCAAACAATATGTCAGTACCAGCAACCATTAGACCAGCTGACTATTGATTAAAAGTGTAGAAACATACTCCGTATTAAAGACGGATAGTGGATAACAATACATTTCAGAATTCAGACTGAAAATTAACCAAGCAACACTATTTATACATGAGTTATTACTTAATGTAAAAGCAGAAGAAGAACAACAAAAAAAGAAGAAATAACCTTATACTTTGCAGACAGTACATTCTTCACAATCACAAAGCTAACATCTGAGGATGCTTTAGTTTGCAATACACCTCCCATAAACCAATGATACACATAATGGCATCAATACCAAGTGATCTTACCTTAGAGGTCTGAGTGGAGCTGACACATCAAGACCCTTGTAAATCCACTAAGACAATGTGCTTCTTCTCCCTCACTGTCTTTAAGAATATACTGATCGGTCATGGAAGTTtaaccaaaaaaaaatattaaacatatagtcagtttaaaaaaaaatattaaacatggAAGTATTATGAATGGTTTTGTGGAATGACGGGATGAGGGTGAATAAAGGAGATGTTTATCACTCCGCATCAATTAAGAATCCGGAAGGTTTAACCAAGGGTACTTTGGGtacattataatttttttttgatttaTTACCTAATAATGAGAGATGATGAATTTGAGCCGTTGGATTAAGGGGTATTATAAcgtaattttctaatctaacggTGATTAAGGGAGTTTCTTAAACATTTATTAGCTAATAAaaactctcttttaatgtatagtaGGATAGGATATGATAGGATAGGATATAAAAGGTTAATACGATAATTGtacacaatttatatattattatttattaagaattattatcaagCAAGTTTTTATCATTCAGAAATGAAGTTCAATTAGAAACCTTTAATAATCATTCAGATTATCAATTAAAATATGTAGTTACACGTTTTATCAAACGTATCATTACTCGGTCTAATATTTTCTGCATGAAATTTTTATAAAGAAACAAAAAAAGTTATAGGTTTAGAAAACGTGGATGCTCAAAGTTGAAGGTTTAAAATGTAAATTTATTACTAGAGATTGTTATTTACAATTTTGCCCttagatatattttttttacactCTTATAAACCTTGGATTAGGGTTTTCTTCGATTCCGCCGACTGCAGGATTGAGCTGCCCCTTCATCACAGACCAACTTCAGGTAATAACGCTATTATTTCAGTAGCAGCAAGAATCAATTCAATGtacagattatatattcttatcttTTCGTAATCTTATTTCGATGTCAATTTTCTAATACTGGATTTGagtaattcaagtttgaattaaaatgttgatttaaTAAATAATGTTTGTATGTATGGTAGTGGTAATTGTAATGCTTAAGCTTTAGGTTAAATATGATTGCTTATGATTTTGATAATGGAAATAACATATAATGGTGATTGTAATGCTTAAGCTTTAGGTTAAATATggttgattatgattttgataatGGCAATAACATATAATGATTTcatgttattatttatttataggtTAGATTCAAATCAATGGCACCACAACAGAAGAAACCTCATGCTTGCAGGAACCCTGATTTGATCAGAGGTGTTGGCAAGTATTCTAGGTCAAAAATGTACCACAAAAGGGGTCTTTGGGCCATTAAAGCTAAAAATGGTGGTGTTTTTCCTAAGCATGAGAAAAAAGCCGAAGCCGCCGCCCCCGTCGAGAAGCCACCGAAGTTCTATCCAGCTGATGATGTGAAGAAACCTCTTGTTAACAAGCGCAAAGCAAGGCCAACTAAGCTTAGGTGTGTGTTTGTGTATTGTAGATTTGTAGTTGAgtacttattaattaattaattaattaatggtgtgtgtttttgtattttatttttttttaatgtgCTTATTGGTTATTGAAGTGGTTTATTATGTGTTTAGAGCTAGCATTACTCCTGGAACTGTGCTTATTATTTTGGCTGGGAGGTTCAAGGGGAAAAGAGTTGTTTTCTTGAAGCAACTTACATCTGGACTACTTTTGGTTACTGGTAATCTTTCTTCTAttttgttataatataatatattatgttaTGACGGCTTTTGTTTTTTGAGATAGTTCCTAGGTAATATACATATTTGAGATCAGtggattattttttttattttttattttttgagtTGTTTTCTTGAAACAACTTATATttggacttttttttttttttttttcatatggtGTGTTAATGTGTTATTGTTGAGGATGAACTTGTGTTAATATTTTTTTGCATCTGTTTCATATGTGCCAGTAATTGTAGTGATGTGTTAGTGTTGAGGATGAACTTCTGTTAATAACTTCATATGGTGTTATAGGTTGCATGACTTATTTAAATCTTTGTTCATTCTCACATGAAAGACAATTATATATAGCCTAGTGTATTTCTGTTTTTTTTTACCAACAGTTTGAAGGTTACATTTGTTTTGAAGTTGAAATGTAGTATGCTAAACCCTCGGAAGTGAAAACTTCAGATAAAGGTGGTTTTAAACAAACCATTTTGTATTTTTGCAAGTATTGGGCCTTGAGTAATGTTCGAATCTTGAGAAAGCTAATATCTTAAAGTTATTTAGCTCATCATATTAATTAAGATAAATAATGGTATTGTTTAAATTCAAATGATCATATTGTCTGTTTTTCCCATTCTGATGTTGTAGGAATATGATACTATTTTCTCTACCGTTGTTTATCAGTATTCGCTTCATTTAGCAATTTAAATCCCTTTTTTTCCATTTTTTAGGTCCTTTTAAGATTAATGGTGTTCCTTTGAGGAGGGTGAACCAATCATACGTGATTGCCACATCAACAAAGGTCGACATTTCTGGAGTCAATGTTGAGAAATTTGATGACAAGTACTTTGGAAAGAAagttgaaaagaagaagaagaaaggagaGGGCGAGTTTTTTGAAGCGGAAAAAGAGGTAAGGCTCGTCTTCTTTCACTTTTTAGGGTAACACTTTGTATTAGGGGTCAAATGGTTTTTGTTATGTATATACAACATTAAGGGGCCGGGTAAAAATTTACTTGAAATGCCATCAAATGTATAAGATTTTCTAAAGTTAGATCATTATACTAAATAAATAACTGTTGTAATGAAAAACTGTCGATCAACTGGATTTGATTAAGCCAAAAGTATTGGTTTTGACACTTTAACTGGCCCACCTAAATGGTTGCCTCTAACAGTTGCTTGCACATTAATAAAGATCATACTGGTTTTTAATTGTTGATGCAATGATGTACTCAAGTTCATTAATTTATTTATAGGAAAAGAACACGCTTCCAGAGGACAAAAAGGAAGACCAGAAGTCGGTTGATGCAGCATTGATAAAATCGATCGAGACTGTTCCTGAGCTAAAAAGCTATTTGGGTGCAAGATTTTCACTCAAAGCAGGCATGAAACCTCACGAGCTTGTCTTTTAGAAGGAACTTATGAATCAGTTTTGTTTTCCGAGTTGTGTTTGTACCAACTCTTGATTTAGAGTGTGCGTTGTTTTCGTTTTCTATCGTGATTCTCTTACTATTCCATTGCTACATAATTATGGAATCTATACATTGCTCTCTTTTATTATTCCAGTCTACTAAGTTCTTCAACTTCAATTATTTTTCTTTATCTGTATATTCTGTTTTTTGCATGTTTCTGGAGTACAATGTTCTTAAACATGCTCTCCAGTTTGTGTGCTCTGGTTTTATTAATCCGAATAGGTGATATATACTTTTGAATCTGAACAATTTGGGTTGTGCTTCATCTGATACAGTTGAAACGGGTCAAACCAAAAAATCGAGTTGAATGGGTTTTGgaactttttttttgtttttttttgttttttttggggCGAAAAAGTGAACTTTAATAAATAACGGAAACGTTTTTCCAAAAGAAAACGTCTAAAACGAAGAATACAAAAGGTGAATCCCGATGAGGTTCGTACCTATAAAGCGGTACAACAAGAGTGTCTGACATCTTATTGATCGGGAATATTTATACTAATTTTGTAACCTAATAAGTAGTATATAATTTTGATTTGTTGAGAATATAGAACTATATATAGTATGTTTGGTAATGAGCGTTTAGCTTCCAGCTTTTATGAAAAAGCTCACATTTAACTTGCCTTTTTTGTTTCTATCAATGGATCGACCCGTATTGTCATTGGGTCGAATTGACACAATGTTTACTGCATGTATTAAACGTAAATGGCGATCTCTTGTAGTCTTGTGATAAACGGGTAAAAACTGGTAACCATAGGTGGTTTTCGTTTGATGTGTTAATCAAATACTACAGTTCATCAGTTTTATAACCATAATCTAAAAATGACACTGGACAATTTTAATTGTTTCTTTAGTATTTAATGATTAGGTTCTTTAGTCATGACATATGAATTCAGCAACTGTTTCCTTAAGCATGCTAATATTGTTGTGTTGAATATAAAATAGGCTTAAGAATGGCATGAACCAACTGTGTTTCACCCAAACATTGGCTTACATCACTCCTTACACAAATCTCTAACTGTATATATACATCATATCTCTAATTCTCCATCAAGTTATTTTCAACATAAACATACATCATACATCATATATCATATCAATATATCAAAATTACTACAATCTTATTGCAACGATGGAGAATAAAGCAAAGACAATGGTGGCACTCGTGGTGGTGATCGGACTCTTGGTTCAAGGAACCGTTGCGCACCCATGTGGTAGCACTTTTTTCTCTGCATTGGTGCAACTGATACCTTGTCGTGCATCAGTCGCACCGTTTAGCCCCATTCCACCGAATGAGGCTTGTTGTAATGCAGTTAGAGTTCTTGGTCAACCTTGTATGTGTATTCTGGTCAATGGTCCTCCTATTTCGGGTGTTGATCGTAGCATGGCTATGCAACTTCCCGAAAAATGCAGTGTTAACTTCGAACCATGTACCCACTCCCTACTTACAAATACATAATGATCACTTTAGTTAAAAATATACTAGTTTAATGGTTTCTTCATTTTGTTTTTTTGTGCAGGCGAGCTCGCGAAGAAGAAAGAGTGAGCAAGATTGATGTCTTGTCGCGTAGAATAAACAAGTGTCGAGTGTGTGTTTTGCTGCGGAGACAGAGTACTAATTGTTGAAATTGTTAGTCTTACATTGATCCTAGGTTTGCTTGTTTTGTTGTTTGATGTAATAGCTTTAATGTTCCTGTATTGGATTATTTCACTggctaatttttatatttatagatttaaaTGAAGTATCAAGAGTGTTTCGTGTTATAAATTACTTTCCAATTGATTGTTCATCTTTAATACGAGTATTTATTTTGAATGTCCTTTTTGCAAAATGAGCATGTAAAGAAGATAAATAAATATAAAGGATTTTGCTAACGACAACCCTTGGGGTTGTCGTTAACACGCTTTAAACTGTAGTACAATTTGATAACCTTCTTTATGAAAATGACTAATACCCGCCATGTACAACAACTTATTGCATGTTCACGACAGCCCTTAGCCGTTagcaaaatcaaaaaaaaaaaaaaaaaaaaaaaaagtaatcctTAAATTTAAAGGGTAATGTCTATATCTAATTGCTAACATAAACTAAAAGATTTACATTTTACAATAAGTAGCATTTAACCATAAGTATTTAACAATTTTCAGTGGGTACATGTTGATTTGAATACAGATTGCACCCTACAAGGT
Proteins encoded in this region:
- the LOC139861970 gene encoding large ribosomal subunit protein eL6, which codes for MAPQQKKPHACRNPDLIRGVGKYSRSKMYHKRGLWAIKAKNGGVFPKHEKKAEAAAPVEKPPKFYPADDVKKPLVNKRKARPTKLRASITPGTVLIILAGRFKGKRVVFLKQLTSGLLLVTGPFKINGVPLRRVNQSYVIATSTKVDISGVNVEKFDDKYFGKKVEKKKKKGEGEFFEAEKEEKNTLPEDKKEDQKSVDAALIKSIETVPELKSYLGARFSLKAGMKPHELVF
- the LOC139864383 gene encoding uncharacterized protein produces the protein MENKAKTMVALVVVIGLLVQGTVAHPCGSTFFSALVQLIPCRASVAPFSPIPPNEACCNAVRVLGQPCMCILVNGPPISGVDRSMAMQLPEKCSVNFEPCELAKKKE